One Rubripirellula reticaptiva genomic region harbors:
- a CDS encoding DUF4340 domain-containing protein, with translation MNEGKKTGLFWVAAVATAAVATFVSWPREVVQTDNGAGQMLFEKFTDPLAAASMKIVTFDEAQGTLDTFEVRKDKVSGQWTIPSREGYPADALEQMKDAANALVGVKILDIQTSNAEDHNDLGVAEPALEDLEVGDEGVGRLVTFKNEAQETLASLIIGDSLKDDPTKRFVRIPNQDPVYVVKFDESPLTTNFRDWIEDDLLQLSSIDIDSLEMKDYTATLGQGGISLSRKYTAEIAVEGAQYSLTNLLEFDPRDPRVEPKNVEAPEGQSLNKTKLNELKNALDDLKIVNVFRKPEGVSATLKASKDLLSDQAAIESLAQRGFYPIDVGPDGEAEILSANGELAVSLKDGVKYLIRFGNIAGVSDSGDAADEGAEKSDGGVNRYLFVTTMVDDSKFPAPELREIPQTLEDLEMILNPPKEVAPEADTETAPVGEVKENNAEPADDPADESKMKEEADKPATEEMETEEPVSEESEESAAEESVKEEAKSENPETESAEEAAEESGETETEGQGEATGKGEAQDDGDDEAKADSLPETETKADADAEAKPADAESAAEMAAEETPANEKLTDEELQERLEAEQEKITKENQRMLDARKDQIEIAERKVRELNERFADWYYVIPEDTYSKLTIKRDDLFESASDAAAAEAPGQGGPQFNIPGFPGN, from the coding sequence ATGAACGAAGGCAAAAAAACCGGACTCTTTTGGGTCGCTGCTGTGGCGACGGCCGCCGTCGCCACGTTTGTCTCCTGGCCCCGCGAGGTCGTGCAAACCGACAACGGTGCCGGCCAAATGTTGTTCGAAAAATTCACCGATCCGCTGGCTGCCGCCAGCATGAAGATCGTGACCTTTGACGAAGCGCAAGGCACGCTCGATACGTTCGAGGTCCGCAAGGACAAGGTGTCCGGCCAATGGACGATTCCGTCTCGCGAAGGCTATCCCGCCGACGCTCTCGAACAAATGAAGGATGCTGCCAACGCACTCGTTGGGGTCAAGATTCTGGACATCCAAACGTCGAACGCCGAAGACCACAATGATCTCGGAGTCGCCGAACCGGCTCTGGAAGATCTTGAAGTGGGTGACGAAGGCGTCGGTCGATTGGTGACGTTCAAGAACGAAGCTCAAGAAACTTTGGCGTCTTTGATCATCGGCGATTCGTTAAAGGATGATCCGACCAAACGCTTCGTCCGAATCCCAAATCAGGATCCGGTTTACGTCGTCAAATTTGATGAGTCACCGCTGACGACGAATTTTCGCGACTGGATCGAAGATGACTTGCTGCAGCTGAGCAGCATCGACATCGACAGCCTGGAAATGAAGGACTACACAGCGACGTTGGGGCAGGGCGGCATTTCGCTGAGCCGTAAGTACACCGCCGAGATTGCAGTGGAGGGAGCTCAGTACAGTCTGACCAATTTGCTGGAGTTTGATCCGCGTGATCCTCGCGTTGAACCCAAGAACGTTGAGGCTCCCGAAGGTCAGTCGCTGAACAAGACGAAGCTGAACGAGCTGAAGAATGCTCTGGACGACCTGAAGATCGTCAACGTTTTCCGTAAACCTGAAGGCGTCAGTGCGACGCTGAAGGCGAGCAAGGATTTGCTGTCCGATCAAGCTGCGATTGAATCCCTGGCTCAGCGTGGTTTCTACCCGATCGATGTTGGACCAGACGGCGAAGCGGAAATCTTGTCGGCCAACGGCGAGCTAGCGGTTTCGTTGAAAGATGGCGTCAAGTATCTAATCCGGTTTGGCAACATCGCGGGCGTAAGTGACAGCGGAGATGCGGCGGATGAAGGTGCGGAAAAATCTGATGGTGGCGTGAACCGGTATCTTTTCGTGACGACGATGGTGGACGATTCGAAGTTCCCCGCGCCAGAGCTGCGTGAGATCCCGCAAACATTGGAAGATCTCGAAATGATTCTGAATCCACCCAAGGAGGTCGCGCCAGAGGCTGACACTGAAACTGCTCCGGTTGGTGAAGTGAAAGAGAACAACGCCGAGCCAGCCGATGATCCCGCGGACGAATCGAAGATGAAAGAGGAAGCCGACAAGCCTGCGACCGAAGAAATGGAAACCGAGGAACCAGTGTCCGAGGAATCCGAGGAATCGGCAGCCGAAGAGTCGGTAAAGGAAGAAGCGAAGTCTGAGAACCCAGAAACTGAATCGGCTGAAGAAGCCGCCGAAGAGTCCGGCGAAACCGAAACGGAAGGGCAGGGCGAGGCGACCGGAAAGGGCGAGGCGCAAGATGACGGCGATGATGAAGCAAAGGCTGATTCATTACCGGAAACCGAGACCAAGGCTGATGCTGATGCTGAGGCAAAACCAGCCGACGCTGAGTCTGCTGCTGAAATGGCTGCTGAGGAAACTCCTGCTAATGAAAAACTGACGGACGAGGAACTCCAAGAACGTTTGGAAGCCGAGCAAGAGAAGATCACGAAAGAGAACCAACGAATGTTGGACGCTCGGAAGGATCAGATCGAAATCGCTGAACGCAAAGTGCGAGAACTCAACGAGCGATTCGCCGATTGGTACTACGTCATCCCCGAGGACACGTATTCGAAGTTGACGATCAAGCGTGACGACTTGTTCGAATCCGCAAGTGACGCCGCCGCAGCCGAAGCACCCGGCCAAGGTGGCCCGCAGTTCAACATCCCAGGTTTTCCAGGGAATTAA